A genomic region of Staphylococcus roterodami contains the following coding sequences:
- a CDS encoding cold-shock protein — MNNGTVKWFNAEKGFGFIEREDGSDVFVHFSAIAEDGYKSLEEGQKVEFDIVEGDRGEQAANVVKM; from the coding sequence ATGAATAACGGTACAGTTAAATGGTTTAATGCAGAAAAAGGTTTTGGTTTCATCGAAAGAGAAGATGGTAGTGACGTATTCGTACACTTCTCAGCAATCGCTGAAGATGGATACAAATCATTAGAAGAAGGCCAAAAAGTTGAATTCGACATCGTTGAAGGCGACCGTGGAGAGCAAGCTGCTAACGTAGTTAAAATGTAA
- a CDS encoding thermonuclease family protein yields MTEYFLSAGIFTAIVSLVLIVMAISKFSQRQTAKRFLFFSTSCLVLTLVVISNFNQTAGASQLTDEDGNSNATEYSKSATTKLHKEPATLIKAIDGDTVKLMYKGQPMTFRLLLIDTPETKHPKKGVEKYGPEASAFTKKMVENAKKIEVEFDKGQKTDKYGRGLAYIYADGKMVNQALVRQGLAKVAYVYKPNNTHEQLLRKSEAQAKKEHLNIWSEGDAE; encoded by the coding sequence ATGACAGAATACTTTTTAAGTGCTGGCATATTTACGGCAATAGTTTCATTAGTACTTATAGTGATGGCTATAAGTAAATTTTCTCAAAGGCAAACCGCGAAAAGATTTTTATTTTTCTCTACTAGTTGCTTAGTGTTAACATTAGTTGTAATTTCTAATTTTAATCAAACTGCTGGAGCTTCCCAATTAACTGATGAAGATGGAAATAGCAATGCAACTGAATATAGCAAGTCAGCAACGACTAAATTACATAAAGAGCCTGCGACATTAATCAAAGCGATTGATGGTGATACTGTGAAGTTAATGTACAAAGGACAACCAATGACATTTAGATTGTTATTAATTGATACGCCCGAAACGAAACATCCTAAAAAAGGCGTTGAAAAATATGGACCTGAAGCAAGTGCGTTTACGAAAAAAATGGTAGAGAATGCTAAGAAAATTGAAGTTGAATTTGACAAGGGACAAAAGACAGATAAATATGGACGTGGATTAGCTTATATTTATGCAGATGGTAAAATGGTTAACCAAGCATTAGTGCGTCAAGGATTAGCAAAAGTTGCATATGTATATAAACCTAATAATACACATGAACAACTACTAAGAAAAAGTGAAGCACAAGCGAAAAAAGAACATTTAAATATTTGGAGTGAAGGTGACGCAGAATAA
- a CDS encoding LysE/ArgO family amino acid transporter: MLEAIIHGFILSIGLILPLGAQNVFIFNQGANQSKYRYALPAILTAGLSDSLLIIIAVIGTSIIIMSMPILQAIIYIIGLIFLLYMAWTIWNDKPSVNSQVQAMSPMKQVSFALSVSLLNPHAILDTIGVIGSSAALYNDKDKIAFTIACISVSWFWFFLLAILGKFVGSIDKTGKLLLIINKISSVIIIIVALMILQKLLQLLF; encoded by the coding sequence ATTGGACTTATATTGCCATTAGGAGCACAAAATGTGTTTATATTTAACCAAGGTGCAAACCAATCGAAATATAGATATGCATTACCTGCAATTCTTACAGCAGGACTGTCAGATAGTTTATTAATTATAATTGCTGTTATTGGTACATCTATCATTATTATGTCGATGCCCATTCTTCAAGCAATTATTTATATAATTGGTTTAATATTTTTACTGTATATGGCTTGGACAATTTGGAATGACAAACCTTCAGTGAACAGCCAAGTACAAGCAATGTCACCAATGAAACAAGTTAGCTTTGCCTTGTCTGTATCACTACTAAATCCTCATGCCATATTAGATACAATTGGTGTCATTGGTAGTAGCGCTGCACTATACAATGACAAAGATAAAATTGCATTTACTATTGCATGTATAAGCGTTTCATGGTTTTGGTTCTTTTTACTTGCAATATTAGGTAAATTCGTAGGTTCTATCGACAAAACTGGTAAATTATTATTAATTATCAACAAAATTTCAAGTGTCATCATTATAATTGTGGCTCTTATGATTTTACAAAAACTGCTACAACTATTATTTTAA
- a CDS encoding phosphoglycerate mutase family protein, which yields MAKTLYLMRHGQTLFNFKGLIQGFGDSPLTELGILQAEKARSYFESKGINFDLYASSTQERASDTLENVAPNQPYHRLKGLKEWHFGLFEGESVYLFDNLYKPEDLFGDRIVPFKGESKQHVEDRMVKALHELMSQTKDNALVVSHGTIIGVFLRYCLDKNEALKHNIGNCNILKFKYDDGTFSFEELIDPNL from the coding sequence TTGGCTAAAACGTTATATTTAATGCGCCATGGTCAAACTTTGTTTAATTTTAAGGGACTAATACAAGGATTTGGAGATTCTCCATTAACAGAATTGGGGATTTTGCAAGCTGAAAAAGCACGTAGTTATTTTGAAAGCAAGGGGATAAACTTCGATTTATATGCATCATCAACACAGGAACGTGCAAGTGACACACTTGAAAATGTCGCGCCTAACCAACCATATCATCGTTTAAAAGGATTAAAAGAATGGCACTTCGGATTATTTGAAGGTGAGTCTGTATATCTATTTGATAATTTATACAAACCTGAAGATTTATTCGGAGATCGCATAGTGCCTTTTAAAGGTGAATCAAAGCAGCATGTTGAGGATCGTATGGTTAAAGCTTTGCATGAGCTGATGTCTCAAACAAAGGATAATGCATTGGTTGTAAGTCATGGAACAATTATAGGAGTGTTTCTCAGATATTGCCTAGATAAAAATGAGGCATTGAAACATAATATAGGTAATTGTAATATTTTAAAATTCAAATATGACGATGGAACTTTTAGCTTTGAAGAGTTGATTGATCCAAATTTATAA
- a CDS encoding sterile alpha motif-like domain-containing protein, with protein sequence MTFYNYIMSFQNDNTPFGMLANYVNEDKAFPRLEESHQVIRAYVLSHYKDHQLIETTNRAISLYMIN encoded by the coding sequence ATGACTTTTTATAATTACATTATGAGTTTTCAAAATGATAATACACCTTTCGGCATGTTAGCAAATTACGTTAATGAAGATAAAGCATTCCCACGCTTAGAAGAAAGTCATCAAGTTATTAGAGCCTATGTTTTGTCTCATTATAAAGACCATCAATTAATTGAAACTACAAACAGAGCTATAAGTTTATATATGATAAATTAA